Proteins encoded together in one Anaerotignum propionicum DSM 1682 window:
- a CDS encoding distal tail protein Dit encodes MQPYFTFKGIRSTDMGIIVTKVPPITKPERTVLEIKISGRNGVLHNDEGTYLNYTKEVECAIKNKGKDVPQYAEKINAWLDGYGEITFSNEPDKSYRVLVKNQMDMNGVLNSFSKFLIQFDTFPFKYAVNAFADHFILTTPKTITNNGNVYAEPTITVYGNGNIILTVNGTNYGLNGISGSVTINSEMMEVYKDVTNANNKYSALDFPRFQVGENSISWTGSVTKIEVEPKWRWL; translated from the coding sequence ATGCAGCCTTATTTCACATTTAAAGGAATAAGAAGCACTGACATGGGTATTATCGTGACAAAAGTCCCTCCTATCACGAAGCCGGAGCGAACGGTTTTAGAAATCAAGATTTCCGGAAGAAACGGTGTATTACATAACGATGAAGGGACCTATCTGAATTATACAAAAGAAGTAGAGTGCGCCATTAAAAATAAGGGGAAAGATGTACCTCAGTATGCGGAAAAGATTAATGCATGGTTGGATGGGTATGGAGAAATTACTTTTTCCAATGAACCGGATAAGAGTTATCGTGTATTGGTAAAAAATCAAATGGATATGAATGGAGTTTTGAATAGTTTCTCGAAGTTCCTGATACAATTTGATACCTTCCCTTTTAAATATGCTGTAAATGCTTTTGCGGATCATTTTATTCTGACTACACCCAAGACCATTACCAACAATGGAAATGTTTATGCAGAACCAACTATCACGGTTTATGGGAATGGCAACATTATTTTAACCGTAAACGGCACGAATTATGGATTGAATGGTATAAGTGGCAGTGTAACCATTAATAGTGAGATGATGGAAGTTTATAAAGACGTCACTAATGCAAACAACAAATACTCTGCTTTGGATTTTCCTCGGTTTCAGGTAGGGGAAAATAGTATCAGTTGGACAGGAAGTGTCACAAAAATAGAAGTGGAACCGAAATGGAGGTGGTTATAA
- a CDS encoding BppU family phage baseplate upper protein: MAQVYDKFVVDVKVKRDSIITAVQNDSNSRFLDVYLKDNGLPIDLAGHEVRIYCRKPEDGGEIYNNGVITEAANGRCQFPLTDQTLAKVGYVEVQIMIYYQNVQILQTMEFKIHVVKSLFSKNAVQSSNEYGALVVLYQTYTKPMI; the protein is encoded by the coding sequence ATGGCCCAAGTTTATGATAAGTTTGTTGTTGATGTGAAAGTAAAGAGAGATAGCATTATTACGGCTGTGCAGAACGACTCTAACAGCCGTTTTTTAGATGTTTATTTGAAGGACAATGGGTTGCCCATTGATCTTGCAGGTCATGAGGTGCGAATTTATTGTAGGAAGCCCGAGGACGGTGGCGAGATTTACAATAACGGTGTGATTACGGAGGCGGCTAACGGCAGGTGTCAATTCCCTCTAACAGATCAAACCCTTGCAAAAGTGGGATATGTGGAAGTGCAGATTATGATTTACTACCAAAACGTACAAATTTTGCAAACCATGGAGTTTAAAATTCATGTAGTAAAAAGTTTGTTCTCCAAAAATGCTGTACAAAGTAGTAACGAATACGGCGCATTGGTGGTGCTATATCAAACCTATACGAAGCCTATGATTTAA
- a CDS encoding nuclease-related domain-containing protein — protein MLYIYLLLLFILSPFLLLFVVIIYKFLTFDNQYDKSVYKTIVDIPRSKVFFDKGYYGEYLTVRCLEGISEKEKFLANVYLNKAAKEGQTTEIDVVYINEYGIFVLESKNYSGWIFGNDKAKYWTQSLNKRVKNKFYNPVFQNAGHNFWH, from the coding sequence ATGTTATATATTTATTTGCTTTTACTCTTTATACTCAGCCCATTTTTACTGCTATTCGTTGTTATTATTTATAAATTCTTAACATTTGATAACCAATATGATAAATCAGTTTATAAAACCATTGTGGATATTCCCAGGTCAAAGGTGTTTTTCGATAAAGGGTACTATGGGGAGTATTTGACTGTCAGATGCTTAGAGGGCATTTCTGAAAAAGAAAAGTTCCTGGCTAATGTGTATTTAAATAAAGCTGCAAAAGAAGGACAAACAACGGAGATTGACGTTGTGTATATTAATGAATATGGTATTTTTGTCTTGGAGAGCAAAAACTATAGTGGTTGGATTTTCGGAAATGATAAAGCAAAGTATTGGACACAGAGTTTGAATAAAAGAGTTAAGAATAAATTTTATAACCCCGTTTTTCAAAATGCTGGACATAATTTCTGGCATTAA
- a CDS encoding topoisomerase DNA-binding C4 zinc finger domain-containing protein: MGFSFDTTYKSIIVFSERCELKNVTVQTPDVYVIKRNNIRKIVQSLSRTPVLTENDISEIYNVLSAHTKIDEELKQKHIEDIKNDIERPKQASFEVKKEIEKEAFGEEKRLPSEDDSKICPKCGAPMVLRIAQKGANKGAEFWGCSKFPKCRAIEQVEESHNNDVAKEAVEIEDVHKQLA; this comes from the coding sequence TTGGGATTTAGTTTTGACACTACATATAAAAGCATAATTGTTTTTAGTGAGCGTTGTGAATTAAAAAATGTTACGGTGCAGACACCTGACGTTTATGTTATAAAACGAAATAATATAAGGAAAATTGTTCAAAGTCTAAGCCGTACTCCTGTATTAACGGAGAACGATATTTCTGAAATTTACAATGTTCTATCAGCTCACACAAAAATAGATGAAGAACTAAAACAGAAGCATATAGAAGATATAAAAAATGACATAGAACGTCCTAAGCAGGCTTCTTTTGAAGTTAAGAAGGAGATTGAAAAAGAAGCATTCGGGGAAGAAAAAAGATTACCTTCTGAAGATGATAGTAAAATTTGCCCTAAATGTGGTGCACCCATGGTTTTGAGGATTGCGCAAAAAGGTGCGAATAAAGGGGCAGAATTTTGGGGTTGTTCCAAATTTCCTAAGTGCAGAGCAATTGAGCAGGTTGAAGAAAGTCACAATAATGATGTAGCGAAAGAAGCTGTGGAAATTGAGGATGTTCATAAGCAACTTGCATAG